From a single Endozoicomonas euniceicola genomic region:
- a CDS encoding efflux RND transporter permease subunit: MSQNTLQSTLQSTPQNEDNSANRKGVIAWFANNPVAANLLMISIIAAGLLGVFTIKKTIFPDFAADTIQVSITYPGAGADDIEQSVLLKVEEAVRNLSGIKKVVSTTWEGLGRVRIEVETGFDLDTLYNDVKVAVEGLTTLPVKAETPIVTKIEPENRVLLVTVSGDIDRLSLQRTAQSLQEALLTLPTVTKTRLLGEDDLEISIQLSESALRKYGLTFDEVSRALQGASIDVAGGSIKTRDGDISVKTRGQAYTGFDFADFVVRTNADGSRLYLRDIAEIHDGFVEDEGIVRFNGRGAITISVISEGDISSLQTSRDVRQFLTGYQSQLPVGVEAQAWGDGAYYLKSRLSMMMENMLSGGILVFLLLTLFLRMRIAFWVVVGIPVCFLGAIWLMPNPIMPVSINMLSLFGFILVLGVVVDDAIIMGESAYTSISRYGHTTDNVVAGVRRVVVPATFGVLTTMAAFLPVLFITGQASPFFHAIGLVVILCLFFSLVESKLILPAHLAHMRKMEAGKPPANKLARLQARVDRGLQGFVSTVYQPLMEKALRNRYVTLSVFVGIMIITVSVLVSPIIRFVFFPKIPSDMIEVTLNMHAGVPIADRNDTLVRLEQAAMRVDERYRQENGGEALVESIMLWSRGDDEGVILAELSKAENRSVEVDDVAGLWRNETGSIPGVQKLDFSTERHAGGSKPVYFRLSSNDNVQLQQAAAELEAQLTSYDGVYDVENTTESAIDEVILDILPGAQALGLDLASLGNQVRQGFYGQEVQKIQRGREEVKVILRYPREDRDNLTDLDRVRIRTADGNEIPFYQVATIKPGQGTSYIRRTNGKRALAVSANVDVKRIEPDAVIKDIRENFLPELYARYPDVTSGLDGASLEQKQTVEQLTVLGSMALLMIYALIAIPLRSYMQPVIIMAIIPFGLVGALIGHLLLGKSFSLMSVFGLIALAGVLVNDSLILVDFINKAKAAGKGLYEAAVFAGCERFRAIILTSLTTFLGLVPITMEKSLQAQAVSPMAISLGFGILFATAITLILTPTLYVVIAELGQGCRRLWHGDGESEPLGD; encoded by the coding sequence ATGTCCCAGAACACTCTTCAGAGCACTCTTCAGAGCACTCCCCAGAACGAAGATAACAGCGCCAACAGGAAAGGTGTGATTGCCTGGTTTGCCAATAACCCTGTGGCGGCTAACCTGCTGATGATCAGTATTATTGCTGCCGGGTTGCTGGGCGTATTTACGATCAAGAAAACAATATTTCCGGATTTTGCCGCCGATACCATCCAGGTTTCAATCACTTACCCTGGCGCCGGTGCCGACGATATTGAGCAAAGCGTTCTTCTGAAAGTAGAAGAAGCGGTTCGGAATCTGTCCGGTATCAAAAAAGTGGTCAGTACCACCTGGGAAGGTCTGGGGCGTGTCCGTATAGAGGTGGAAACCGGATTTGATCTGGATACGCTGTATAACGATGTCAAAGTGGCAGTAGAAGGCCTAACCACTTTACCGGTAAAGGCAGAGACCCCGATTGTTACCAAAATCGAACCTGAAAATCGTGTATTGCTGGTGACGGTGTCGGGAGACATAGACCGACTGTCGTTGCAGCGAACAGCGCAGTCTTTACAGGAAGCATTACTGACTCTGCCTACGGTTACCAAAACCCGCTTATTAGGTGAAGATGATCTGGAGATATCCATCCAGCTGTCGGAGTCTGCACTGCGAAAATACGGTTTGACCTTTGATGAGGTCTCAAGGGCTTTGCAAGGGGCTTCCATTGATGTAGCAGGCGGTTCCATTAAAACCCGTGATGGCGATATTTCCGTAAAAACCCGGGGGCAGGCGTATACCGGATTTGACTTTGCTGACTTTGTCGTGCGAACGAATGCAGACGGTAGTCGTCTTTATTTGCGGGATATTGCTGAAATACACGACGGGTTTGTTGAGGATGAGGGTATTGTCCGTTTCAATGGCAGGGGCGCGATTACCATCAGTGTCATCTCTGAAGGGGATATCAGTTCCCTGCAAACCTCCAGAGATGTACGTCAGTTTCTAACCGGGTATCAGAGTCAGCTACCGGTGGGGGTAGAAGCACAGGCCTGGGGGGACGGTGCCTATTATCTGAAAAGCCGGCTGAGCATGATGATGGAAAATATGCTGAGTGGCGGGATTCTGGTGTTTCTGTTATTAACCCTGTTTCTGCGTATGCGCATTGCCTTCTGGGTCGTGGTAGGAATTCCGGTCTGCTTTCTGGGGGCTATCTGGCTGATGCCCAATCCCATTATGCCAGTTTCCATCAATATGCTGAGCCTGTTTGGGTTTATCCTGGTGCTTGGGGTGGTGGTGGATGATGCCATTATTATGGGCGAGAGCGCCTATACCAGCATTTCACGCTACGGCCATACTACTGACAATGTTGTTGCCGGTGTCCGGCGGGTTGTGGTACCTGCCACCTTTGGTGTGTTGACGACAATGGCAGCCTTTCTGCCCGTGTTGTTTATCACCGGGCAGGCATCGCCATTCTTTCATGCCATCGGGCTGGTGGTGATTCTGTGCCTTTTCTTTTCGCTGGTGGAATCAAAGCTGATATTGCCCGCACACCTTGCCCACATGCGCAAGATGGAGGCAGGGAAGCCACCTGCTAACAAACTGGCGAGGCTTCAGGCCAGGGTTGACCGGGGGCTGCAAGGGTTTGTCAGCACGGTTTATCAGCCATTGATGGAAAAGGCACTGCGTAATCGTTATGTCACTCTCAGTGTGTTTGTCGGGATTATGATTATTACCGTCAGTGTATTGGTCAGTCCGATTATTCGTTTTGTTTTCTTCCCGAAAATTCCCAGTGACATGATCGAAGTGACGCTGAATATGCATGCCGGTGTGCCCATTGCGGACAGGAACGACACCCTGGTACGCCTGGAGCAGGCGGCGATGCGTGTGGACGAACGCTACCGGCAGGAGAACGGGGGGGAAGCCCTTGTGGAAAGCATTATGCTCTGGTCGAGAGGCGATGATGAAGGCGTCATTCTTGCCGAGCTGAGTAAGGCTGAAAATCGTTCTGTTGAAGTAGACGATGTGGCTGGCTTATGGCGCAATGAAACAGGTTCAATACCTGGCGTGCAGAAGCTGGATTTTTCTACGGAGCGTCATGCCGGTGGTTCCAAGCCGGTTTATTTCCGTCTGAGCAGTAATGATAACGTTCAGTTGCAGCAGGCAGCGGCAGAACTGGAAGCGCAGTTGACATCATACGACGGCGTTTATGATGTTGAAAATACGACAGAGTCTGCCATTGATGAAGTCATTCTGGATATTCTTCCGGGCGCCCAGGCGCTGGGGCTGGACCTTGCCAGCCTGGGTAATCAGGTGCGGCAGGGTTTTTATGGTCAGGAAGTCCAGAAAATTCAGCGTGGCCGTGAAGAAGTGAAGGTTATTCTGCGCTACCCAAGGGAAGACCGGGATAATTTAACCGACCTGGACCGGGTGCGCATCCGAACGGCAGATGGCAACGAAATCCCCTTTTACCAGGTGGCGACCATTAAGCCGGGACAGGGTACCAGTTATATCCGCCGTACCAATGGCAAGCGGGCTCTGGCTGTGTCCGCCAATGTTGATGTAAAACGTATTGAGCCTGATGCGGTCATTAAGGATATCAGGGAGAATTTCCTGCCGGAGCTTTATGCCCGTTATCCGGATGTGACCAGTGGACTGGATGGTGCCAGTCTGGAACAGAAACAAACTGTGGAGCAGCTGACGGTTCTGGGTTCTATGGCGTTGTTGATGATCTATGCGCTGATCGCTATTCCCCTGCGCTCTTATATGCAGCCGGTCATTATTATGGCCATTATTCCATTTGGGTTGGTGGGCGCGCTGATCGGGCATTTATTGTTGGGAAAATCTTTCAGTCTGATGTCGGTATTTGGCCTCATTGCCTTGGCGGGTGTACTGGTGAATGACAGTCTGATTCTTGTGGATTTTATTAATAAGGCAAAAGCGGCAGGCAAAGGACTTTATGAGGCGGCGGTTTTTGCGGGGTGTGAACGTTTCAGAGCGATTATCCTGACATCGCTGACCACTTTTCTGGGGCTGGTGCCGATTACCATGGAAAAGAGCCTTCAGGCTCAGGCGGTATCTCCTATGGCTATTTCTCTTGGGTTCGGGATACTGTTTGCGACAGCCATTACTCTGATACTGACTCCAACCCTGTATGTGGTCATTGCTGAGCTGGGACAGGGCTGTCGCCGGCTCTGGCATGGGGACGGGGAGTCAGAGCCTCTGGGGGATTAG
- a CDS encoding AbgT family transporter — translation MSAAEGRPTLMDRFLNGVERAGNKLPDPSLMFLYGTILVWILSALLSTVSFDMIHPTTGEAIAVNNLLTGDALAAFLSSMVGNFTGFAPLGIVLVAMMGVGVSEQSGFINTGLKKMLAVTPKSLLTPALVVVAIFSHLAADAGYVLVIPLGGIIFHAAGRHPLAGVVAAFAGVSGGFAASFVPTPTDPLLQGFTQSAAQLFDPDYLVNPLCNWFFAAASGILVTIVIWFVTERIVEPRLNTHMPIDEDSEPVEDMGSVSQIESRAFRMAGLSMLAGLGLLCAFVLPESSPMRSADGELTSLASPLMQSIVPLIFLIFILPGIVYGLASGVFKKSKDIIDAIGKTMSGMGSYMVMAFFCAQFLAAFGQSNLGTVLALSGAEVLHALNLPGQVTIVGMILLTAVVNLVIGSASAKWALMGPILIPMLMAVGLSPELAQAAYRLGDSVSNIISPLMVFFPLIVVYCQRYVKSAGIGTLASLMMPYSLSLTVVWTIFLLLYWAIGLPLGIQGSYTYPIM, via the coding sequence TTGTCCGCAGCTGAAGGCCGCCCAACATTGATGGACCGTTTCCTCAATGGAGTAGAGCGGGCTGGTAACAAGCTGCCTGACCCATCCCTGATGTTCCTGTACGGAACCATTCTGGTATGGATTCTGTCCGCCCTGCTGTCCACTGTCAGCTTTGATATGATTCATCCGACCACTGGCGAAGCCATTGCAGTCAACAACCTGTTAACCGGTGATGCTTTAGCGGCATTCCTGTCGTCGATGGTGGGTAACTTCACCGGTTTTGCCCCGCTGGGAATCGTACTGGTTGCCATGATGGGGGTTGGCGTGTCGGAACAGTCCGGCTTTATCAACACCGGTCTGAAAAAGATGCTGGCAGTCACTCCAAAGTCACTGCTGACACCTGCCCTGGTGGTGGTCGCCATTTTTTCCCACCTGGCTGCTGACGCAGGTTACGTACTGGTTATTCCCCTGGGAGGCATTATTTTTCATGCTGCTGGCCGCCACCCCCTGGCCGGGGTTGTTGCGGCATTTGCCGGAGTCTCCGGCGGTTTTGCGGCCAGCTTTGTTCCGACACCGACCGATCCTCTGCTACAAGGCTTTACCCAGTCCGCTGCCCAGCTGTTCGATCCTGACTACCTGGTAAACCCACTGTGCAACTGGTTCTTTGCAGCCGCATCCGGCATTCTCGTGACCATCGTGATCTGGTTTGTTACTGAGCGTATTGTTGAACCTCGCCTGAACACCCACATGCCCATTGATGAAGATTCTGAACCTGTAGAAGACATGGGTTCAGTTAGCCAGATTGAAAGCCGTGCGTTCCGAATGGCGGGTCTGTCCATGTTGGCAGGTCTTGGTCTGCTCTGTGCTTTTGTGCTGCCAGAATCTTCCCCGATGCGTTCTGCTGACGGCGAACTGACTTCCCTGGCTTCACCACTGATGCAATCCATTGTCCCCCTGATTTTCCTGATATTTATTCTGCCGGGCATTGTTTATGGTCTGGCTTCTGGTGTCTTCAAAAAATCCAAAGACATCATCGATGCCATCGGTAAAACCATGTCCGGCATGGGTTCCTATATGGTAATGGCATTTTTCTGTGCTCAGTTTCTCGCAGCTTTTGGTCAGTCTAACCTGGGAACGGTGCTGGCTTTGAGTGGTGCCGAAGTGTTGCATGCGCTGAATCTCCCAGGGCAGGTAACAATCGTCGGCATGATTCTTTTGACAGCTGTTGTTAATTTGGTGATTGGCTCGGCCTCCGCCAAGTGGGCGCTGATGGGACCGATTCTGATTCCAATGCTGATGGCGGTAGGTCTCTCTCCAGAACTGGCACAAGCTGCCTATCGCCTGGGCGATTCGGTATCGAATATCATTTCTCCTCTGATGGTCTTCTTCCCACTGATCGTGGTTTACTGCCAGCGTTATGTTAAGAGTGCAGGCATTGGCACCCTGGCGTCCCTGATGATGCCTTACTCTCTGTCCCTGACAGTGGTCTGGACAATCTTCCTGCTGCTGTACTGGGCAATAGGCTTACCTTTGGGCATTCAGGGAAGTTATACCTACCCGATTATGTAA
- a CDS encoding radical SAM protein, translated as MLMSYSQPEVRELPSGYKFEHPQSETTIRLDFQGRWLSFRCGVYFYRRCMNGDVVCGKGEIPLHCSEKIKLTDKIATTLGQWDQNWNGHNRVKSLLQTASGLDFNYYNRQAALYRAVYPEGVPILPPDRYGDLVVQPVIGCPNRACTFCAFYKDKPYKMLPSDQFAQHLLGIKALLGERCLAKGGLAKDGLFIGSANAMALSQRRLMAYLQQIDACFDPFKRGIAAFADPDFSAPRNASQWQELANAGVTRLVIGLETGWGALRGRLGKSADLTRVCHAVEDYKRAGISVGITVLAGACEAGQQQENVQRTAAFIKALGLERKDIVYLSPLESVNVDRKLRAQELRLMKQHLAVCSDAQIVPYQTQRFRYYC; from the coding sequence TTGCTGATGTCTTACTCCCAGCCCGAGGTTCGGGAACTCCCTTCTGGCTATAAATTTGAACACCCGCAGAGTGAAACAACGATAAGGCTGGATTTTCAGGGGCGGTGGTTAAGTTTTCGTTGTGGGGTGTATTTTTACCGACGTTGCATGAATGGCGATGTGGTTTGCGGAAAGGGGGAGATACCTCTGCACTGCTCTGAGAAAATTAAGCTGACCGATAAGATCGCTACTACGCTGGGCCAGTGGGATCAGAACTGGAACGGGCATAATCGAGTAAAATCGCTATTACAAACTGCCTCCGGCTTGGACTTTAACTATTACAACCGTCAGGCTGCGCTCTACAGGGCGGTTTATCCCGAAGGTGTTCCTATTCTTCCTCCTGACCGCTACGGTGACCTGGTTGTGCAGCCAGTCATTGGTTGTCCGAACCGTGCCTGTACGTTTTGTGCATTTTATAAGGACAAGCCCTATAAAATGCTGCCGTCTGACCAGTTTGCACAACACCTGCTGGGTATAAAGGCGCTGCTTGGTGAACGATGCCTGGCAAAAGGCGGCTTGGCAAAAGACGGCCTGTTTATTGGTTCTGCCAATGCTATGGCACTGTCTCAACGTCGACTGATGGCTTATCTTCAGCAAATTGACGCCTGCTTTGACCCATTTAAGCGAGGGATTGCGGCCTTTGCTGACCCGGACTTTTCGGCACCCAGGAACGCATCACAATGGCAGGAGCTGGCGAATGCTGGTGTTACCCGCCTGGTAATTGGTCTGGAAACCGGATGGGGCGCTTTGAGAGGACGGCTGGGAAAGTCTGCTGATCTGACCAGAGTCTGTCACGCGGTTGAAGATTACAAGCGAGCAGGTATCAGTGTGGGGATCACGGTTCTTGCCGGAGCCTGTGAAGCTGGCCAGCAGCAGGAAAATGTCCAGCGTACCGCTGCATTTATTAAAGCGTTGGGGCTGGAAAGGAAGGATATAGTATATCTGTCACCGCTGGAGTCCGTGAATGTTGACCGAAAGCTGCGTGCGCAAGAGCTACGCCTGATGAAGCAGCACTTAGCGGTTTGCAGTGATGCGCAGATTGTTCCTTACCAAACGCAGAGATTTCGCTACTATTGCTGA
- a CDS encoding chalcone isomerase family protein has product MKKLAVLFASLLMSFTLHAKEVGGVSIEDQLTIDNQTLTLNGAGIRKKFFMDLYVGSLYTQNRTSDANTLINSKAPMAMQLDILSGMITSEKMASTVKEGFETATGGNMAPVRERLDNFIGVFNEKIEKGDRFIMMMVPGEGLMAYKNGKHLTTIKGDDFGQTLFKIWLGEKPADHNLKRNMLNG; this is encoded by the coding sequence ATGAAAAAACTGGCTGTATTATTCGCCTCACTGTTAATGAGTTTCACCCTGCATGCTAAAGAAGTAGGCGGTGTGTCAATAGAAGATCAGCTGACCATTGATAATCAGACTCTGACCTTAAACGGTGCCGGCATTCGAAAAAAGTTTTTTATGGATCTGTATGTTGGCTCCCTGTACACCCAAAATAGAACCAGTGACGCCAATACCCTCATTAACAGCAAAGCTCCAATGGCCATGCAGCTGGATATCCTATCCGGCATGATTACCTCTGAAAAAATGGCTAGTACCGTTAAGGAAGGATTCGAAACCGCCACTGGTGGCAATATGGCACCAGTGCGTGAACGACTGGATAACTTTATTGGCGTATTCAATGAAAAGATCGAGAAAGGTGATCGTTTCATCATGATGATGGTTCCTGGTGAAGGGCTAATGGCTTACAAGAATGGAAAACACCTGACGACTATAAAAGGGGACGACTTTGGTCAAACACTGTTTAAAATCTGGCTGGGTGAAAAGCCTGCTGACCACAACCTCAAGCGCAATATGCTAAACGGTTAA